A segment of the Candidatus Hinthialibacter antarcticus genome:
GGAAGAAATGGCGGTTGCGTCCACTCGTCAAACCGGGTTGTTCGCCAACCCGCATTATCAAACCCACCGGTTGTTTTTTGCGTGAACGGGCCGCTATCTTTAACCTCTTCGCTGCCTGACGGCGTACAAATTCGCGCAATCGAGGCGGATGAATTCCATCTCGTTCTGGATTGCCTGGAGACGGCGTTTCCTGACGTGCGGCGCGGTTTCTTCCATGCCATCACCCTGAACGATCCTGCGTATCAATCGGCATTCAGCCTTGCCGTCGAACACGACGGGCGGGTGCTCTCTTACTTGCAAATCTTTGACCGCACCCTGCGCCTGAATGGCGAGGCGGTGCGCTTCGGTGGAATCGGCAGCGTGGGTACGCGGCCCGACTGCCGGGGGCGCGGATATTCGCAAGCGTTGCTGAAACGCGCCATTGAGGTCATGCAGCAATATGAAATGCGAGGCTCGATTTTATTTACCCAAATCCAACCGTTTTATGAAAAATTAGGCTGGAAAACGGTTGTTCAAACCGAATATGAAATTTCTGTGAAAAACGTATCTTCGCTTGGCGCAATGAGAAAAACTGTTCGGCCCATGCGCGATTCAGATAGACAAGCGATAGAGATGATTTATCAAGATCGTTTGGCGGATTTGAAGAACGGATGCGAGCGCAGCGCCGAATTTTGGGCGGCGCGTCCGACCTGGATGAACCATCCCTGTTTCGTATTGCCTTCGGACGACGGCGGCGTTGATGCGTACTTTTGGTGTTCGCAATACAACCCCAAAATACCGCTGCTAGGAATTTCAGAATACGGGTATCGAAAAGATGATCCTGCAGTTCTGTCCGCCTTGCTCAGCGCGATGGCAAAAAAAGCGCGGGATATGAACTGCGAAGCGGTGCGCGGGCCGTTTCGCCAGGAC
Coding sequences within it:
- a CDS encoding GNAT family N-acetyltransferase, which produces MNGPLSLTSSLPDGVQIRAIEADEFHLVLDCLETAFPDVRRGFFHAITLNDPAYQSAFSLAVEHDGRVLSYLQIFDRTLRLNGEAVRFGGIGSVGTRPDCRGRGYSQALLKRAIEVMQQYEMRGSILFTQIQPFYEKLGWKTVVQTEYEISVKNVSSLGAMRKTVRPMRDSDRQAIEMIYQDRLADLKNGCERSAEFWAARPTWMNHPCFVLPSDDGGVDAYFWCSQYNPKIPLLGISEYGYRKDDPAVLSALLSAMAKKARDMNCEAVRGPFRQDAKLFSFIESNRLKATPWENDYLMWRDLNQSGLEETIQQAAASGHFLFWPTDAF